CATATCCCGTTCATCTATGAATACATCCTAGAGCACGTTCTGCTGCTTGAAGTAGTGCATGTCGTTATTAATATATCGGCGTTCCTTATGTGGATTCAGGTCCTTGCGCCAGATGGCCTGATCAACCGGATGTCATACGTCATGAAGATGGGGTACATGTTCGCGAATGGAATGCTAATTACGCCGGCTTGTGCATTGATTATTTTCTCTGATGTTGTGTTGTATTCATCTGTTCTAGAAGCGCCGGAATTGTTTTTTATAGCGACACCACTTGATGATCAACAACTCGGCGGGGTCATCATGAAAGTCGTTCAGGAGTTCGCCTATAGTATCGTGATCGGATCGATTTTTTACAAGTGGGTGAAAGCGGAAAAGGAACCAGAGACTCCTCTGAAGTCCTATCCGGCAGGCCAATAGATAACTCATCAAACAGAAAGCAGAGAAGGGAAACTATGCTATGAATCAAAAGAAAAAGCAACAGCAAAATAAGACTTGGCTAATGGCTCTCTTTGTAACGGGGATTCTAATTCTGGCATTGACCGTACTGGTGTCCATTCAAAAAGAACAGACAGCAGCCAGTGGGACTGTAGGGGTAGATCCTGGAACAGCTGCTCCAGAATTTACGCTCGCTTCTACAGAAGGGGATATCTCCCTTTCAGACTATCGCGGAAAGAACGTCCTCTTGTACTTCTATGAAGGTAACGGCTGACAAGCCTGCCTTGATCAGCTGGTTCAGCTGAATGAAAAAGCAGATGAATATGCCAAAGAAAACACAGAAATTTTAGCAGTTACGACAGATCCGGTTTCTTTCAGCAAGCAGATCGGCGAGAAGCATGGAATCGTTGTTCCCATCCTTTACGACAA
Above is a genomic segment from Planococcus lenghuensis containing:
- a CDS encoding peroxiredoxin family protein is translated as MALFVTGILILALTVLVSIQKEQTAASGTVGVDPGTAAPEFTLASTEGDISLSDYRGKNVLLYFYEGNGUQACLDQLVQLNEKADEYAKENTEILAVTTDPVSFSKQIGEKHGIVVPILYDKNQQIGKPYGITDVPGGMDMGPVDTHSIFLIDAVGTVRWFDISEREMNVPIKSIEEELQQLWQ